From the Lepidochelys kempii isolate rLepKem1 chromosome 2, rLepKem1.hap2, whole genome shotgun sequence genome, one window contains:
- the SLC52A2 gene encoding solute carrier family 52, riboflavin transporter, member 2 isoform X1 produces the protein MRAEGMAASVMGQAMITHVLVALFGMGSWVAVNSLWVELPVVVKWLPEGWNLPAYLSVLIALGNVGPLAVTLAHKLAPGWLKERWVIHAIQVLGVVAALFMALFWHRTAMVAGEPHSLAFLLLAFLLAFVCCTSNVTFLPFMYQFPQPFIRTFFVGQGLSALFPCVVALAQGVGKLECRNATSGNGSQPHYLEENFPADTYFWLMSAMLAVSALSFLGLILQRSSSTAGQESSSKGSVETEESFPLQDGTPTSDSAAEIAKDARPPAQATSFWTGRNICLLVLLGVSNALTNGALPSVQSYSCLPYGSAAYHLSVVLSNIANPVACFIAMFVLCRSAVGLGVISVLGGVFAAYLMVLAALSPCPPLLGNAAGVALVVSTVESGPRSLRRPLHRAAKGAIRASPAVGLRLRSRHCSLGHRPVGLWRGLQMRGLPRANVSLPLGNVPPVSSHGSRFCPSCPVLLLGVQSPGV, from the exons ATGAG GGCTGAGGGAATGGCTGCGTCTGTGATGGGCCAGGCCATGATCACCCACGTGCTGGTGGCCCTTTTCGGAATGGGCTCCTGGGTCGCCGTGAACTCCTTGTGGGTGGAGCTCCCCGTGGTGGTGAAGTGGCTTCCAGAAG GCTGGAATCTCCCTGCatacctctcagtcctcatcgcCCTGGGGAACGTGGGCCCCCTTGCTGTCACCCTGGCTCACAAGCTGGCCCCTGGGTGGCTGAAGGAGCGCTGGGTCATCCATGCCATCCAGGTGCTGGGTGTGGTGGCAGCCCTCTTCATGGCTCTCTTCTGGCACCGGACGGCGATGGTGGCGGGGGAGCCCCACAGTCTGGCCTTCCTGCTCCTGGCCTTCCTCCTGGCCTTCGTCTGCTGCACCTCCAATGTCACCTTCCTGCCCTTCATGTACCAGTTCCCCCAGCCGTTCATCCGCACCTTCTTCGTCGGCCAGGGCCTGAGCGCTCTCTTCCCTTGCGTGGTGGCCCTGGCCCAAGGGGTGGGCAAGCTGGAGTGTCGCAACGCCACCTCCGGCAACGGCTCCCAGCCCCACTACCTGGAGGAGAACTTCCCGGCGGACACCTACTTCTGGCTGATGTCCGCCATGCTCGCTGTCTCAGCGCTCTCCTTCCTGGGGCTGATCCTGCAGCGCAGCAGCTCCACCGCCGGCCAGGAGAGCTCTTCCAAGGGCAGCGTGGAGACGGAGGAGTCCTTCCCACTGCAGGACGGCACCCCCACATCGGACAGCGCCGCAGAGATCGCCAAGGACGCCCGCCCCCCGGCCCAGGCCACCTCCTTCTGGACGGGCCGGAACATCTgcctgctggtgctgctgggcGTCTCCAACGCGCTGACCAATGGTGCGCTGCCCTCGGTGCAGAGCTACTCCTGCCTGCCCTACGGGAGCGCGGCCTACCACCTCTCCGTGGTGCTCAGCAACATCGCCAACCCCGTGGCCTGCTTCATCGCCATGTTTGTGCTGTGCAG GTCAGCGGTGGGCTTGGGCGTCATCTCTGTGCTGGGAGGCGTCTTTGCGGCCTATCTGATGGTGCTGGCCGcgctcagcccctgccctcccctgctggGCAATGCCGCAGGAGTCGCCCTGGTGGTGAGTACGGTGGAGTCCGGGCCCCGGTCTCTCCGAAGGCCTCTGCACCGGGCTGCAAAAGGAGCCATCAGAGCATCCCCTGCTGTTGGGCTGAGGCTTCGCTCCAGGCACTGTTCTCTGGGGCACCGTCCAGTTGGCCTCTGGAGGGGGCTTCAAATGAGGGGGCTTCCCAGGGCTAATGTCTCTCTGCCCTTGGGAAACGTCCCTCCGGTCTCCTCCCATGGCTCCCGGTTCTGCCCCTCCTGCCCTGTTCTGCTTCTCGGGGTTCAGTCTCCCGGTGTCTGA
- the SLC52A2 gene encoding solute carrier family 52, riboflavin transporter, member 2 isoform X2, whose protein sequence is MAASVMGQAMITHVLVALFGMGSWVAVNSLWVELPVVVKWLPEGWNLPAYLSVLIALGNVGPLAVTLAHKLAPGWLKERWVIHAIQVLGVVAALFMALFWHRTAMVAGEPHSLAFLLLAFLLAFVCCTSNVTFLPFMYQFPQPFIRTFFVGQGLSALFPCVVALAQGVGKLECRNATSGNGSQPHYLEENFPADTYFWLMSAMLAVSALSFLGLILQRSSSTAGQESSSKGSVETEESFPLQDGTPTSDSAAEIAKDARPPAQATSFWTGRNICLLVLLGVSNALTNGALPSVQSYSCLPYGSAAYHLSVVLSNIANPVACFIAMFVLCRSAVGLGVISVLGGVFAAYLMVLAALSPCPPLLGNAAGVALVVSTVESGPRSLRRPLHRAAKGAIRASPAVGLRLRSRHCSLGHRPVGLWRGLQMRGLPRANVSLPLGNVPPVSSHGSRFCPSCPVLLLGVQSPGV, encoded by the exons ATGGCTGCGTCTGTGATGGGCCAGGCCATGATCACCCACGTGCTGGTGGCCCTTTTCGGAATGGGCTCCTGGGTCGCCGTGAACTCCTTGTGGGTGGAGCTCCCCGTGGTGGTGAAGTGGCTTCCAGAAG GCTGGAATCTCCCTGCatacctctcagtcctcatcgcCCTGGGGAACGTGGGCCCCCTTGCTGTCACCCTGGCTCACAAGCTGGCCCCTGGGTGGCTGAAGGAGCGCTGGGTCATCCATGCCATCCAGGTGCTGGGTGTGGTGGCAGCCCTCTTCATGGCTCTCTTCTGGCACCGGACGGCGATGGTGGCGGGGGAGCCCCACAGTCTGGCCTTCCTGCTCCTGGCCTTCCTCCTGGCCTTCGTCTGCTGCACCTCCAATGTCACCTTCCTGCCCTTCATGTACCAGTTCCCCCAGCCGTTCATCCGCACCTTCTTCGTCGGCCAGGGCCTGAGCGCTCTCTTCCCTTGCGTGGTGGCCCTGGCCCAAGGGGTGGGCAAGCTGGAGTGTCGCAACGCCACCTCCGGCAACGGCTCCCAGCCCCACTACCTGGAGGAGAACTTCCCGGCGGACACCTACTTCTGGCTGATGTCCGCCATGCTCGCTGTCTCAGCGCTCTCCTTCCTGGGGCTGATCCTGCAGCGCAGCAGCTCCACCGCCGGCCAGGAGAGCTCTTCCAAGGGCAGCGTGGAGACGGAGGAGTCCTTCCCACTGCAGGACGGCACCCCCACATCGGACAGCGCCGCAGAGATCGCCAAGGACGCCCGCCCCCCGGCCCAGGCCACCTCCTTCTGGACGGGCCGGAACATCTgcctgctggtgctgctgggcGTCTCCAACGCGCTGACCAATGGTGCGCTGCCCTCGGTGCAGAGCTACTCCTGCCTGCCCTACGGGAGCGCGGCCTACCACCTCTCCGTGGTGCTCAGCAACATCGCCAACCCCGTGGCCTGCTTCATCGCCATGTTTGTGCTGTGCAG GTCAGCGGTGGGCTTGGGCGTCATCTCTGTGCTGGGAGGCGTCTTTGCGGCCTATCTGATGGTGCTGGCCGcgctcagcccctgccctcccctgctggGCAATGCCGCAGGAGTCGCCCTGGTGGTGAGTACGGTGGAGTCCGGGCCCCGGTCTCTCCGAAGGCCTCTGCACCGGGCTGCAAAAGGAGCCATCAGAGCATCCCCTGCTGTTGGGCTGAGGCTTCGCTCCAGGCACTGTTCTCTGGGGCACCGTCCAGTTGGCCTCTGGAGGGGGCTTCAAATGAGGGGGCTTCCCAGGGCTAATGTCTCTCTGCCCTTGGGAAACGTCCCTCCGGTCTCCTCCCATGGCTCCCGGTTCTGCCCCTCCTGCCCTGTTCTGCTTCTCGGGGTTCAGTCTCCCGGTGTCTGA